A stretch of the Candidatus Cloacimonadota bacterium genome encodes the following:
- a CDS encoding aminomethyl transferase family protein, with translation MSKYGFNFPENIRKTYLFDMEENWYLPLLAKQKNLSLQSIKRSNFGQYNMAVNYLTSVLEEAAAINKVAVYNIDHMAQIRFKGKDAANLLNRSLGANFVDMKVGACKYTLLLNEAGGVQDDMILMRVSPEEYIAVINAGHDITDTVEHNGDKVELIADIDRIMSLKQAEEEVEAEDISDQLVKVDIQGPLSYKLIKDIYGVQVLKNRNNPEKNMNFFTFNEFDRNGAHYYISRTGYTNRWGWELYIPVEQAADDFKQIVSKALDLGGLLVGLGGRDENRISAGAFGLPLMGQEYDPDHNPINAPLYDAAIDMNKQDFLGKAALERALAQGVHKRLNIIISEGIVSGRGVYRNGKRIGTVSSSINSPNLSLEQRLAIGSKRKNVNDQAGTAAIGLAWLYTNQFEEDAQGIDIIEADGKPIRIAVEFYREDESRNPLGNPVVGYLTQEGVSPATAPKPLKNIESL, from the coding sequence ATGAGCAAGTACGGCTTCAATTTTCCTGAAAATATTAGGAAAACATATCTCTTCGATATGGAAGAAAACTGGTATCTGCCACTTTTGGCAAAGCAAAAAAACCTTAGTTTACAAAGCATAAAACGCAGCAATTTTGGTCAATATAATATGGCTGTAAACTACCTTACTTCTGTTTTGGAAGAAGCTGCGGCAATCAATAAAGTGGCAGTGTATAATATTGATCATATGGCACAGATTAGATTTAAGGGGAAAGATGCTGCAAACTTATTGAATAGAAGTTTAGGGGCTAATTTTGTAGATATGAAAGTTGGAGCATGTAAATATACTTTGCTTTTAAATGAAGCAGGCGGAGTTCAGGACGATATGATTCTAATGAGAGTATCCCCGGAAGAATATATCGCTGTAATCAATGCCGGACACGATATTACAGATACGGTTGAGCATAATGGCGATAAAGTGGAGCTAATTGCCGATATCGATCGCATTATGAGCCTGAAACAAGCAGAAGAAGAGGTTGAAGCGGAAGATATATCCGATCAGTTGGTTAAGGTGGATATCCAAGGTCCTCTTTCCTACAAACTTATTAAAGATATCTATGGCGTTCAGGTGCTTAAGAATCGCAATAATCCCGAGAAAAACATGAACTTCTTTACCTTCAACGAATTCGACCGTAATGGTGCTCATTATTATATTAGCCGCACTGGGTATACCAACCGATGGGGATGGGAATTATATATTCCCGTAGAACAAGCTGCGGACGATTTTAAACAGATTGTTAGTAAGGCACTGGATCTGGGTGGATTATTGGTTGGACTTGGTGGTAGAGATGAAAACCGCATATCTGCAGGTGCATTTGGTTTGCCTTTGATGGGGCAAGAATACGATCCTGATCATAATCCTATCAATGCTCCCTTATATGATGCTGCCATAGATATGAACAAACAAGATTTTCTTGGCAAAGCAGCCTTGGAACGAGCTTTGGCTCAGGGAGTTCATAAACGTCTTAATATTATTATTTCTGAGGGAATAGTGAGCGGCAGGGGAGTGTATCGCAATGGAAAGAGAATAGGCACTGTAAGCTCTAGCATCAATTCTCCCAATCTATCCCTAGAGCAACGATTAGCCATTGGTTCTAAGCGTAAAAATGTGAACGATCAGGCCGGTACTGCCGCAATAGGCTTGGCATGGCTTTACACAAATCAGTTTGAGGAGGATGCACAGGGAATCGATATAATCGAAGCCGATGGCAAACCGATTCGAATAGCTGTTGAATTTTACCGAGAAGATGAATCTCGCAATCCTTTAGGGAATCCGGTTGTAGGATACCTTACTCAAGAAGGGGTAAGCCCCGCCACAGCACCAAAACCGCTAAAAAATATTGAAAGTTTATAA
- a CDS encoding ATP-binding cassette domain-containing protein, whose product MISVENLVKEFPKKDGTTFYAVDNISFEAKEGEIVCLLGVNGAGKTTTMRILSTVFRPSSGTAKIKGWDILTHPHKVRENLGFLSGDTGLYNRLRVFEFIQYFGRLYSMPESVIDQRMKEMAELLDMNDFMDKKIEFLSTGMKQKVSIVRSIIHDPPVMIFDEPTAGLDILTARNIISFIRSCKDRGKCVLFSTHIMREAERLADRVVMIHKGKLLAEGSLDELRAITNQTDLDDIFVHYVNQVNGENEVQAHEF is encoded by the coding sequence ATGATAAGTGTGGAAAACTTGGTAAAAGAATTTCCCAAAAAAGACGGTACAACTTTCTATGCTGTAGATAACATCAGCTTTGAGGCAAAAGAAGGTGAAATTGTGTGTCTATTGGGAGTAAATGGTGCCGGCAAAACTACTACTATGCGCATTCTTTCCACAGTATTTAGACCAAGCTCGGGAACAGCGAAAATAAAGGGATGGGATATTCTTACCCATCCACATAAAGTGCGTGAAAACCTTGGCTTTTTGTCTGGTGATACGGGCTTGTATAATCGTCTGCGAGTGTTTGAATTCATTCAGTACTTCGGCAGGTTGTACTCTATGCCGGAATCTGTTATTGATCAAAGAATGAAAGAGATGGCAGAGCTGTTGGATATGAACGATTTTATGGACAAAAAAATCGAGTTTCTTTCTACCGGAATGAAACAAAAGGTGTCTATTGTTCGTTCAATTATTCACGATCCGCCGGTAATGATCTTCGATGAACCTACTGCAGGATTGGATATCTTAACAGCCCGTAACATCATATCATTCATTAGAAGTTGCAAAGATAGGGGAAAATGTGTGTTATTTAGTACTCATATTATGCGCGAGGCAGAGCGGTTAGCCGACAGAGTCGTTATGATTCACAAGGGCAAACTGTTGGCAGAAGGAAGCTTGGATGAGCTAAGAGCAATTACCAATCAAACAGATCTGGATGATATCTTTGTGCATTATGTGAATCAAGTTAACGGCGAAAATGAGGTGCAAGCACATGAGTTCTAA
- a CDS encoding ABC transporter permease, translating into MSSKILIVYRKELLEVLRDKRTLFTTLLLPVILYPVLMIGFNAIMTRQTGVLEERGGTVAIQDSVQNEISMRIASELSQIENVTVIPAANNVQSLYLSKDIQSIVTIKDSVDISGLRKYHTYIQYDAANESSNHIYGKVSDQIKATEHALIEEQLSNRGVSPELMNLVDVRKRDTADSQKKMGMLLGMFLPYIMIIMLLAGASIVAADLVAGEKERKTLETLLVSGVGRREVVIGKYLTIITLSMLNLIINLFSISFSMRYMLSRSGLDMAGAQMPIKAILILLAAMLPLATLYAAVLLSISTFSRNMKEARTYEQPLMMVSMILAMISFLPAIEMSNLMAIIPVINISLLFKAVMINDYQVSHLLITIISTLVLDVLAIWGTIKLFNTEGILFRSDDDSGSLKGIKKNKANFFNPYNGLVYYTIALLLLYYLGSYLQQQDLARGLVLTQLLIIAMPVLLIIRSLKLDGNKILRLKAPQLKELLIIPFIAIPAAIIVSLLSQVINTIYPFPENYLKMLGGLFKMDLPLWGSFLVIAVAPGICEELMFRGFLIRFFEKYGIRASIILSGLFFAAFHLDPFRFIPVLILGIILAYLTLRSGSIFNAMFSHAINNGFALIIMTLATKPFMKFFVSGEDSLHYWLAIPAVIILAWALYMFHKVTGGKQCVE; encoded by the coding sequence ATGAGTTCTAAGATTTTGATCGTATATCGCAAAGAATTATTGGAAGTATTGAGAGATAAACGTACACTCTTTACTACTTTGCTGCTGCCGGTTATTCTCTATCCTGTTTTGATGATTGGGTTTAATGCAATAATGACCAGGCAAACTGGAGTATTAGAAGAACGCGGGGGCACTGTGGCAATTCAAGATAGTGTTCAAAACGAAATTTCGATGCGCATTGCTTCCGAACTTTCCCAGATTGAAAATGTTACCGTTATTCCCGCAGCCAACAATGTTCAATCTCTATATTTGAGTAAAGATATCCAAAGCATTGTAACAATTAAGGATTCTGTAGATATATCCGGTTTACGCAAGTATCATACATATATTCAATATGATGCCGCCAATGAAAGCAGCAACCATATATATGGCAAGGTTTCCGATCAAATTAAAGCTACAGAGCATGCCCTTATCGAAGAACAACTATCAAACAGGGGTGTTAGCCCCGAACTGATGAATCTGGTGGATGTACGTAAACGAGATACAGCAGATTCTCAAAAAAAAATGGGTATGCTCTTAGGCATGTTTCTTCCTTATATCATGATAATTATGTTGTTAGCCGGGGCATCAATTGTCGCCGCCGACCTGGTAGCGGGCGAAAAGGAGCGGAAAACTCTGGAAACCTTATTAGTTTCGGGAGTTGGTAGAAGAGAAGTAGTAATAGGTAAATATCTTACCATAATCACATTGAGCATGCTTAATCTGATTATCAATCTCTTCAGCATTAGTTTCTCTATGCGCTATATGCTTTCTCGATCTGGCTTAGATATGGCTGGTGCCCAGATGCCCATAAAGGCAATACTTATTCTCTTGGCAGCGATGCTTCCCCTTGCTACTCTGTATGCTGCGGTTTTGCTTTCCATCTCTACGTTTAGTCGAAATATGAAGGAAGCCAGAACTTATGAACAACCGTTAATGATGGTTTCTATGATTTTAGCGATGATTAGCTTTCTGCCTGCCATTGAAATGAGCAATTTGATGGCTATTATTCCTGTAATCAACATCTCTTTGTTGTTTAAGGCGGTGATGATAAACGACTATCAGGTATCCCACTTGCTCATAACGATTATTAGTACCTTAGTACTGGATGTTTTGGCGATTTGGGGGACCATCAAGCTCTTTAACACCGAAGGAATTCTCTTTAGATCGGATGACGATAGTGGAAGCTTGAAAGGCATCAAAAAGAACAAAGCAAACTTCTTTAATCCTTACAATGGTTTAGTTTACTACACCATTGCCCTTTTACTATTGTACTATTTGGGTTCGTATTTGCAGCAGCAGGATTTGGCACGAGGATTGGTACTGACCCAATTGCTAATTATTGCCATGCCCGTTTTACTAATTATTCGCTCATTAAAGCTTGACGGCAATAAGATCTTACGCTTAAAAGCTCCCCAACTGAAAGAATTACTCATTATTCCTTTTATTGCAATTCCTGCTGCAATCATAGTGTCCCTGCTTTCCCAAGTAATCAATACTATATATCCTTTTCCGGAAAACTATCTAAAAATGTTGGGCGGTCTGTTTAAGATGGATTTACCGTTATGGGGCAGTTTTTTGGTTATCGCAGTGGCGCCTGGAATATGCGAAGAATTGATGTTTAGAGGTTTTCTTATCCGCTTTTTCGAGAAATACGGAATTAGAGCAAGCATTATATTAAGTGGCTTATTCTTTGCTGCATTTCATCTGGATCCTTTTCGTTTCATCCCAGTGCTGATTCTAGGTATTATTTTAGCATATCTCACTCTGCGGAGTGGATCGATTTTTAACGCTATGTTTTCTCATGCTATCAATAACGGTTTTGCCTTGATTATAATGACCTTAGCTACCAAGCCTTTCATGAAGTTCTTTGTATCTGGAGAGGACAGCCTACATTACTGGTTGGCAATTCCCGCCGTGATTATTTTGGCATGGGCTCTATATATGTTTCATAAAGTTACAGGGGGAAAACAATGTGTGGAATAG
- the glmS gene encoding glutamine--fructose-6-phosphate transaminase (isomerizing), whose product MCGIVGYIGNRQALPIVIEALKRLEYRGYDSSGTALIHDSELEVYKKQGKIIELERALPEPSKCEGHIAIAHTRWATHGEPNELNAHPHTSCNQEVAIVHNGIIENYKLLRQQLIDLGHTFKSETDSEVIVHLIEQYLSTKISLEDAVREAMKLVEGTYGLVVISRREPDKLIAVRKGSPLIIGINDNEHFVTSDVSAIIIHTKRVIYLQDSELCVVRKDSFEISTLDKASVKPQISVVDWDISAIEKGNYKHFMLKEIFEQPITIDNGFRGRINENMGTARLGGLHLPPFELRKVKQIHLIACGTSFHAALIGKYIIEDMARIPVHAEYASEYRYRNPIIPEDTLVFVISQSGETADTLAAMREAKAKGARVLGITNVVGSTVARESDGGAYIHAGSEIGVASTKAFTSQVTILTLLSVFLGRMNYLSAVQGQEYIKALEQIPQQVEEILKLNDQIREIAASIKDCTNALYLGRGVNYPVALEGALKIKEISYIHAEGYPAAEMKHGPIALIDKNMPVVAIATSDPLYDKVYSNLQEVRARKARLITVATAGDKELCKISENVIYIPDTLTNLQPLLTVIPLQLLAYHVADLRGYDVDQPRNLAKSVTVE is encoded by the coding sequence ATGTGTGGAATAGTTGGATATATTGGCAATAGACAAGCTCTTCCGATTGTCATTGAAGCACTTAAACGCTTAGAATACAGAGGATACGATTCATCTGGAACGGCGCTGATACATGATAGTGAATTAGAGGTGTACAAAAAACAGGGAAAAATCATAGAATTGGAGCGCGCTTTACCCGAACCCTCTAAATGTGAAGGGCATATTGCCATTGCTCATACGCGTTGGGCAACGCATGGTGAACCCAATGAATTGAACGCCCATCCTCATACAAGTTGCAACCAAGAGGTGGCAATTGTGCACAATGGCATTATAGAAAACTACAAACTACTACGTCAGCAATTGATTGATCTGGGGCATACGTTTAAAAGTGAAACAGATTCGGAAGTAATTGTTCACCTCATTGAGCAATACCTCAGCACCAAGATAAGCTTAGAGGATGCCGTACGGGAAGCCATGAAGCTGGTTGAAGGTACATACGGTTTAGTAGTAATTAGCCGTCGAGAGCCAGATAAACTTATCGCCGTACGCAAAGGGAGTCCTCTAATTATTGGCATCAACGATAACGAACATTTTGTTACTAGTGATGTGAGTGCCATCATAATTCATACCAAACGCGTGATCTATTTGCAAGATTCCGAGCTTTGTGTAGTGCGTAAAGATAGTTTTGAGATCTCTACCTTGGATAAAGCCAGCGTAAAACCCCAAATTAGCGTTGTAGATTGGGATATATCTGCCATAGAGAAAGGCAATTATAAACATTTTATGCTCAAGGAAATCTTTGAACAACCAATAACGATAGATAATGGATTTCGCGGACGCATAAATGAAAACATGGGTACAGCGCGATTAGGTGGCTTGCACTTACCCCCATTTGAACTAAGGAAAGTTAAGCAGATTCATCTCATTGCTTGTGGAACATCGTTTCATGCAGCCTTAATTGGAAAGTACATTATTGAAGATATGGCACGTATTCCCGTACATGCGGAATATGCCAGTGAATACCGCTATCGCAATCCGATTATTCCGGAAGACACTTTGGTGTTTGTGATTAGCCAATCTGGCGAAACGGCGGACACCCTTGCGGCAATGCGCGAAGCAAAAGCTAAGGGCGCCAGAGTGTTAGGGATTACAAATGTAGTTGGTTCAACTGTGGCACGAGAAAGTGATGGAGGAGCATATATTCATGCCGGAAGTGAAATTGGCGTGGCTTCCACAAAAGCATTTACTTCTCAAGTAACGATATTAACCCTGTTAAGTGTTTTTTTGGGTAGAATGAATTACCTCTCGGCAGTTCAAGGGCAAGAATACATAAAAGCATTAGAACAAATTCCTCAACAAGTAGAAGAGATTCTAAAGCTAAACGATCAAATTCGGGAGATTGCCGCAAGCATTAAAGATTGCACCAATGCCTTATATTTGGGTAGAGGAGTAAATTATCCCGTAGCGCTAGAGGGTGCACTCAAGATCAAAGAAATCAGCTATATTCATGCTGAGGGATATCCTGCAGCTGAGATGAAGCACGGTCCCATTGCGCTTATAGATAAAAACATGCCCGTAGTAGCTATAGCAACTAGTGATCCCTTGTATGATAAAGTATACTCCAATCTTCAAGAAGTACGAGCACGCAAGGCTAGGTTGATTACAGTTGCCACTGCTGGCGATAAAGAATTGTGTAAGATTAGTGAAAACGTTATATACATTCCCGATACTCTCACTAATCTTCAGCCTCTTCTTACTGTAATTCCCTTGCAGCTTTTAGCTTATCATGTGGCAGATCTTCGTGGCTACGATGTAGATCAACCACGTAACTTGGCAAAAAGCGTTACAGTAGAATAG
- a CDS encoding response regulator, with protein sequence MPKILVIEDDDSFRNVLVQMLSKAGYDVRQAGEGNQALEVCAQFNPDLVITDIIMPDKEGLETIQELLELCPSIKIIAMSGGGKFGPNSYLPLAEKLGAKATLQKPFMRDELLSTISSVLESD encoded by the coding sequence ATGCCCAAGATTCTTGTAATAGAAGATGATGATAGCTTTCGCAATGTATTAGTACAGATGCTATCTAAGGCGGGATACGATGTTCGTCAGGCAGGAGAAGGCAATCAAGCTTTGGAGGTGTGTGCGCAGTTTAATCCAGATTTGGTAATTACAGATATCATAATGCCAGATAAAGAGGGATTGGAAACTATTCAAGAACTATTAGAATTGTGTCCCAGCATCAAGATTATCGCCATGAGTGGTGGAGGGAAGTTTGGGCCCAATAGCTATTTGCCATTAGCAGAAAAGCTGGGAGCGAAAGCAACCTTACAAAAACCTTTTATGCGAGATGAGCTGTTAAGCACCATATCATCAGTGTTGGAATCGGATTAA
- a CDS encoding glycosyltransferase family 4 protein has protein sequence MKTILFYPAKSTFIDVDIKILSEISHLQTMCLHQNNGRFCYFFSLLGIIPKIALFPQHKICISWFADYHALFIVLGSRLFNRKSVLFIGGYDAVHYPKLSYGVFHNRLRKLCAVYALKHCDLIIANHNALLSSNNKYYNPHGHSEGVYRLVKNLHTKSIVIHNCITIPAPHIVSKIRKKQILCVGTTPRLQDFYNKGFDLLMEAVIGFRDWHFVFVGIKTTWQKILEPDFHFSHYQNLTIHASIPHPKLLSIMSESDIVVQISISEGMPNSLMEAMLYGCKAVGSYVAGIPTIIGNMGEIITERKAEALLKALRKTMQTETDRQSISNWIANSFPYETRKSKLENALKDLA, from the coding sequence GTGAAGACTATCTTATTTTATCCTGCTAAAAGCACTTTCATAGATGTGGACATCAAGATTTTAAGCGAGATCAGTCACCTGCAAACAATGTGCTTGCATCAAAACAACGGTAGATTCTGCTACTTCTTTTCATTGCTTGGCATTATTCCCAAAATTGCCTTGTTTCCCCAACACAAAATCTGCATTAGTTGGTTCGCAGATTATCATGCTCTGTTTATTGTGTTGGGATCACGGCTATTTAACAGAAAGTCTGTTCTTTTTATTGGGGGTTACGATGCTGTCCACTATCCCAAGCTTTCTTATGGTGTTTTCCACAATCGCTTAAGAAAACTCTGCGCTGTATACGCATTAAAGCACTGCGACCTTATCATAGCAAATCATAACGCACTGCTATCTTCAAATAACAAGTACTACAATCCTCATGGACATTCTGAGGGCGTATATAGATTGGTAAAAAATCTGCATACAAAGTCTATTGTAATCCATAATTGCATTACAATTCCAGCCCCTCATATCGTATCTAAGATCCGAAAAAAACAGATTTTGTGTGTGGGTACTACACCTCGTTTACAGGATTTCTATAATAAAGGCTTCGATTTACTGATGGAAGCAGTAATAGGTTTTCGAGATTGGCATTTTGTATTTGTGGGCATAAAAACCACTTGGCAAAAGATACTTGAGCCCGATTTTCATTTTTCCCATTACCAAAATCTCACCATTCATGCCTCAATACCACATCCCAAATTGCTTAGCATTATGAGCGAATCAGATATAGTTGTACAGATTTCTATATCTGAAGGTATGCCAAATTCACTAATGGAAGCTATGTTATATGGCTGTAAGGCTGTAGGTTCTTATGTTGCCGGAATTCCAACCATCATAGGAAACATGGGAGAAATCATCACTGAAAGAAAAGCAGAAGCTCTGCTTAAGGCCTTGCGCAAAACCATGCAGACCGAAACTGATAGGCAATCAATCTCGAATTGGATAGCAAACTCATTCCCATACGAAACCCGAAAGTCTAAACTGGAAAACGCTCTTAAAGACCTCGCTTAA
- a CDS encoding oligosaccharide flippase family protein has product MSDLSRKAGLLSLADFIRFFIKTLLGIALARILSPADLGSYRQLFLIFSTLSGILLLGFPQSMLYFLPKAANEAEIKRIISRTFSIVSLLSLICALLIFLSSKYIANIFNNPSLYILLPLYSIYPIFMFVTQMYNSVLLGLRQTKKSAVYSIFAIACDFILVLGTALLFRDIYYIVWALLVSATIQWLWAYLDLRSLKLHWSPSIFSGFKEQLAYTIPLGVSLLIGVLGVQLDKLMISGFFKPEDFAVFSLGAMELPLIGILINSVNSVLLPHLSSGDVSALSSTFKASVRKNAIIIFPLATVFFIFAAEFMVFLYGSIYASSALYFRIYLLILPLRVATYGIVFQAMGKTRLVMIDSVIMIVLNTVLNYIFIRMYGMKGAAIATVLVSWLILLVYLWQMRFCLKIKLLSLFPPSSLLRNLLAALIPVVVVIPLAHLIHLSVLRMILGGCIYMFLYLVAARILKVIQPYDIQLVKEFASDVIKRKF; this is encoded by the coding sequence ATGAGTGATCTTTCGCGTAAAGCAGGGCTACTCTCGCTGGCAGATTTTATCAGGTTTTTTATAAAAACCCTTCTTGGTATTGCACTTGCCCGAATTCTTAGTCCTGCAGATTTAGGCTCTTATCGACAATTATTCCTGATCTTCAGTACTCTTTCCGGCATTCTGCTTTTAGGCTTTCCCCAAAGCATGTTGTATTTTTTACCCAAAGCAGCAAATGAAGCCGAAATCAAAAGGATCATTAGCAGAACCTTTAGCATAGTTTCACTATTATCATTAATCTGCGCATTACTTATCTTTCTATCCAGCAAATATATAGCCAATATATTCAACAATCCTTCTTTATATATTTTACTCCCGCTTTATAGCATCTATCCAATATTCATGTTTGTCACTCAGATGTACAATTCAGTATTACTCGGTTTGAGGCAAACTAAAAAATCTGCAGTGTATTCCATCTTTGCCATTGCTTGCGATTTTATTTTGGTTTTAGGCACTGCTCTTTTGTTTAGAGATATCTATTACATTGTTTGGGCATTACTAGTTTCTGCAACAATACAATGGCTTTGGGCTTATCTCGATTTACGTTCACTAAAACTACACTGGTCACCAAGCATTTTCTCTGGATTTAAAGAACAACTCGCATACACAATCCCCTTGGGAGTATCTTTATTGATTGGAGTTTTAGGTGTTCAATTAGATAAGCTTATGATTTCCGGATTTTTTAAACCAGAAGATTTTGCAGTATTTTCCTTAGGGGCTATGGAACTACCACTAATTGGAATTTTGATAAATTCCGTAAATTCAGTTCTCCTCCCCCACCTCAGCTCCGGAGATGTTTCTGCTTTGTCTTCAACTTTTAAGGCTTCTGTGCGCAAAAATGCCATAATCATCTTCCCCCTGGCAACTGTCTTTTTTATTTTTGCTGCCGAATTTATGGTATTCTTATATGGTAGTATTTACGCATCATCGGCCTTGTACTTTAGAATATATCTTCTTATTCTGCCTCTACGAGTAGCAACCTATGGTATAGTGTTTCAAGCTATGGGTAAAACCCGACTGGTTATGATAGATTCTGTAATAATGATTGTGTTGAATACTGTACTAAACTATATATTTATCCGTATGTACGGCATGAAGGGAGCAGCCATCGCAACGGTGCTGGTATCTTGGCTAATCCTGCTTGTGTACTTATGGCAAATGAGGTTTTGTCTAAAAATAAAACTCTTAAGCCTGTTCCCTCCATCCAGCTTGCTACGAAATCTTTTGGCCGCATTGATCCCTGTTGTTGTGGTTATTCCTTTAGCTCATTTAATACACCTGTCTGTGCTACGCATGATCTTGGGAGGATGTATATATATGTTTTTATACCTTGTTGCAGCTCGTATACTTAAAGTCATCCAGCCCTACGACATACAGTTAGTAAAAGAATTTGCCTCCGATGTTATCAAGCGGAAGTTCTAG
- a CDS encoding family 10 glycosylhydrolase: MKKFCLLLFLLISVLYLCAEVRSLWVLPWNITSPQAVDRVISDALSSNQNELLVEVRYRADALYTPNRLGNKYYNPEPRSYILQNDGFDPLAYTLQQAHAHNLKVQAWVIVFNATPTARELVEHNYIFTNYPHWITYNEQGNQMRSSEAFGYFIDPGLPEVQDYLLDVISNIVNGYPKLDGLHLDYIRYPSSQWGFHPISVSRFEDTKENGEMISWNEWRIRQVTEFVSKCSIRVKSINPNLMLSAAVFSNISEARISYAQDWYDWLKKGIVDRVYPMAYHLDYNVFSNQLDEMLYYGLEQNLVIGLRAWNANGKSLMPKDNPEYNLEHIIKRINRIREGKFGGIALFSHHSITQNGALDSLALLSYPPIENKLPIEPMYTEENAADVKVNLVAGTYVIEIMLPKEGKWFWSISDTNNTLIYNKQRFYFKGLNQEFWNGKLINGTYIAPGNYIFTVFHEDANYKYMIPISLDSIVHE, encoded by the coding sequence ATGAAAAAGTTTTGCTTACTGCTATTCTTACTTATCTCTGTTCTGTATCTCTGTGCTGAAGTACGTTCGCTTTGGGTATTACCATGGAACATTACCAGCCCACAAGCAGTGGATAGAGTTATTAGTGATGCCCTTTCAAGCAATCAGAATGAATTATTGGTAGAAGTACGATATCGGGCAGATGCTTTGTATACTCCAAACAGACTTGGAAATAAGTATTACAACCCCGAGCCACGTAGTTATATATTGCAAAACGATGGTTTTGATCCTCTCGCATACACCTTACAACAGGCTCATGCTCACAATTTGAAAGTGCAGGCTTGGGTTATTGTATTCAACGCAACTCCCACTGCCAGAGAACTTGTAGAACATAACTATATTTTCACTAATTACCCACACTGGATTACTTATAACGAACAAGGAAATCAGATGCGCTCAAGTGAAGCATTTGGATATTTCATAGATCCCGGCCTCCCTGAGGTTCAAGACTATTTGCTGGATGTTATTAGCAATATCGTAAACGGATACCCAAAATTGGACGGGTTGCATCTGGATTACATCCGCTACCCAAGCTCACAGTGGGGATTTCATCCTATTTCAGTTTCACGTTTTGAAGATACAAAAGAAAATGGCGAAATGATAAGCTGGAATGAATGGAGAATACGTCAAGTAACGGAGTTTGTTAGCAAATGTAGTATCCGCGTAAAAAGCATAAATCCCAATCTTATGCTTAGCGCAGCAGTCTTCTCCAATATTTCGGAGGCCAGAATTTCATACGCTCAAGATTGGTACGATTGGTTAAAAAAAGGCATTGTAGATAGAGTATATCCTATGGCGTATCATTTGGATTACAATGTTTTTAGCAATCAATTAGATGAAATGCTCTACTACGGATTGGAACAAAACTTAGTAATTGGCCTAAGAGCATGGAATGCTAATGGCAAATCTCTGATGCCTAAGGATAATCCTGAATATAACCTTGAGCATATCATAAAGCGCATAAATCGTATTAGAGAGGGGAAATTTGGAGGAATTGCCCTGTTTAGCCACCATAGTATTACTCAAAATGGAGCTTTAGATTCTTTGGCACTTCTTAGCTATCCCCCCATAGAGAATAAATTGCCCATAGAGCCCATGTATACCGAAGAAAACGCTGCCGATGTTAAAGTAAATTTGGTCGCAGGCACTTATGTAATAGAAATAATGCTGCCAAAAGAAGGAAAATGGTTTTGGTCAATAAGCGATACCAACAACACCCTTATTTACAACAAGCAGCGGTTTTATTTTAAAGGTCTTAATCAAGAATTCTGGAATGGCAAACTTATCAATGGCACATATATTGCCCCCGGTAACTACATTTTTACGGTGTTTCATGAAGATGCCAATTATAAATATATGATTCCGATTAGTTTGGATAGCATTGTTCATGAGTGA